A region of Ammospiza nelsoni isolate bAmmNel1 chromosome 8, bAmmNel1.pri, whole genome shotgun sequence DNA encodes the following proteins:
- the CHUK gene encoding inhibitor of nuclear factor kappa-B kinase subunit alpha isoform X1, with protein sequence MERVGPPAPAAGERAPAGAALRGHPAGGCGPWEMRDRLGTGGFGNVCLYQHQDSGDRVAIKSCRLELSVKNKDRWCHEIDIMKKLNHPNVVRACEVPEEMNFLVNDVPLLAMEYCSGGDLRKLLNKPENCCGLKESQILSLLSDIGSGIQYLHENRIIHRDLKPENIVLQDEGGKIVHKIIDLGYAKDLDQGSLCTSFVGTLQYLAPELFENKSYSVTVDYWSFGTMVFECIAGFRPFLHNLQPFAWHEKIKKKDPKHIFASEEMNGEVRFSTHLPQPHSLCRVFQAPGKLLCAVKGQPVALFWVLRALWCLLPTKMVRAHKERSCFSLVKASPFLQPFCFSLIVEPMENWLQLMLNWDPQQRGGGSDPETNRPRCFLIMDHILNLKIVHILNMTSAKIVSFLLHPEESLHSLQNRIEFETGISTGNQELLLETGICLDPRKPASQCVIDGVRGWDSYMVYLFDKSKTVYDGPFASRSLSDCVNYIVQDSKIQLPIPQLRKVWAEAVHYVIGLKEDYSRLFQGQRAAMLSLLRYNANLIKMKNNMVSASQQLKAKLEFFHQSIRLDLERYSDQMAYGISSEKMLKAWKEMEEKASQCAQAEDIGHLDEQIMALHTEIVELQKSPYARRQGEVMESLEQRAIDLYKQLKARPPDHAYSDSTDMVKIIVQTVQSQDRVLKELFGHLSKLLGCKQKIIDLLPEIEVALNNIKEADNSVMQMQGKRQREIWHLLKIACTQSSSRSLVSSSLEGTASTPAATWLPQGCSGNSAPHPLSSLAAPEDGENFADMIRENVNYLELFSSILQEVRQEQNSMMSFDWSWLK encoded by the exons ATGGAGCGGGTCGGcccccccgcgcccgccgccggcgAGCGGGCCCCCGCCGGGGCGGCGCTGCGCGGGCACCCGGCCGGCGGCTGCGGGCCCTGGGAGATGCGCGACCGCCTGGGCACCGGCGGCTTCGGCAACGTGTGCCTGTACCAGCACCAg GACTCGGGCGACCGCGTGGCCATCAAATCGTGCCGGCTGGAGCTCAGCGTCAAGAACAAGGACCGCTGGTGCCACGAGATCGACATCATGAAGAA GCTGAACCATCCCAACGTGGTCAGAGCCTGTGAGGTTCCTGAGGAGATGAACTTCCTGGTGAATGATGTTCCTCTCCTGGCCATGGAGTACTGCTCAGGGGGTGACCTCCGCAAG TTGCTAAACAAGCCAGAAAACTGCTGTGGGCTGAAGGAAAGTCAAATCCTTTCTCTGCTTAGTGACATTG GGTCTGGTATCCAGTATTTGCATGAGAACAGAATTATTCACAGAGATTTAAAGCCTGAAAATATTGTTCTTCAGGATGAAGGTGGGAAG ATTGTTCACAAAATAATAGACCTGGGATATGCAAAGGATCTGGATCAAGGAAGTTTATGCACTTCATTTGTTGGAACATTGCAATATCTG GCTCCAGAACTCTTTGAGAACAAATCCTACTCAGTTACTGTTGATTACTGGAGCTTTGGGACAATGGTGTTTGAATGCATTGCAGGATTTAGACCTTTCTTACATAATCTGCAGCCATTTGCCTG GCATGAAAAGATCAAGAAGAAGGATCCAAAGCACATCTTTGCCTCTGAGGAGATGAACGGGGAGGTTCGTTTCAGCACCCACCTGCCACAGCCTCACAGCCTCTGCAG GGTGTTTCAAGCTCCTGGcaagctgctgtgtgctgttaAGGGACAGCCTGTAGCTCTTTTTTGGGTACTTCGAGCTCTCTGGTGCCTGTTGCCCACAAAGATGGTCAGAGCACACAAGGAGAGGTCCTGCTTCAGCCTGGTGAAGGCCTCCCCTTTCTTACAGCCCTTCTGCTTTAGTTTGATTGTAGAACCCATGGAAAACTGGTTGCAGCTGATGCTGAACTGGGATCCACAGCAGAGGGGGGGAGGTTCAGATCCTGAGACCAATCGTCCCAGGTGTTTCCTGATCATGGATCACATACTGAATCTGAAG ATAGTACACATCCTAAACATGACCTCTGCCAAGATTGTGTCCTTCCTTTTGCATCCTGAGGAAAGCCTTCATTCCCTTCAGAATCGTATTGAGTTTGAGACTGGAATAAGCACAGGAAatcaggagctgctgttggaaaCAGGGATTTGCCTGGACCCTAGGAAACCTGCTTCCCAGTGTGTTATTGATGGTGTG aGAGGCTGGGACAGCTACATGGTCTACTTGTTTGACAAAAGCAAAACTGTCTATGATGGCCCCTTTGCTTCTCGGAGTCTGTCTGACTGTGTCAACTACATTG TGCAGGACAGCAAAATCCAGCTGCCGATCCCGCAGCTGCGCAAGGTGTGGGCAGAAGCGGTGCACTACGTCATTGGGCTGAAGGAGGATTACAGCAGGCTCTTCCAGGGACAGAGAGCTGCCAT GCTCAGCCTCCTTCGGTACAACGCCAACCTGATCAAAATGAAGAACAACATGGTGTCAGCATCCCAGCAGCTGAAAGCAAAGCTGGAATTCTTCCACCAGAGCATTCGCCTCGACCTGGAGAGATACAGTGACCAGATGGCTTATGGCATAT CTTCAGAGAAGATGCTCAAAGCCTGGaaggaaatggaagagaaagCCTCTCAGTGTGCACAG GCTGAAGACATTGGCCACCTGGATGAGCAGATCATGGCCCTGCACACGGAGATCGTGGAGCTGCAGAAGAGCCCCTACGCCAGGCGCCAGGGGGAGGTCATGGAGAGCCT GGAACAGAGAGCCATAGACCTGTACAAGCAATTAAAAGCACGACCTCCAG ATCATGCCTACAGTGACAGCACAGACATGGTGAAGATCATTGTGCAGACAGTGCAGAGCCAGGACCGAGTCCTCAAGGAGCTCTTTGGCCACCTCAG CAAGCTCTTGGGCTGCAAGCAGAAGATCATTGACCTGCTCCCTGAGATTGAAGTGGCTCTGAATAACATCAAGGAAGCTGACAACTCAGTGATGCAGATGCAGGGAAAGAGACAAAGGGAGATCTGGCATTTGCTGAAAATTGCTTGT ACTCAGAGCTCCTCTCGATCCCTGGTCAGCTCTAGCCTGGAAGGGACAGCCTCAACTCCAGCAGCCACTtggctcccccagggctgctcagggaactCAGCTCCTCACCCTCTGTCCTCTCTGGCAGCTCCTGAAGATGG ggagaATTTTGCTGACATGATCCGGGAGAATGTGAATTACCTGGAGCTCTTCAGCAGCATTCTGCAGGaggtgaggcaggagcagaacagCATGATG AGTTTCGACTGGAGCTGGCTGAAGTAG
- the CWF19L1 gene encoding CWF19-like protein 1 isoform X2, producing MSSMDPAELVKQPQDVTENPYRKLRKEAPKSKAPLSAEEEPACQFFFDLNKHQGRKRPSEGKERGDSQPKQAKKPPQPTGPCWFCLASPEVEKHLVVSIGTHCYLALAKGGLSPDHVLILPIGHYQSVVDLSSEVLEEVTKYKAALKEFFRSKGKRYVLFERNYRSQHLQLQVIPVPLDLCTSEDIKEAFITQAQEQQIELLEIPEHSDLAQVAQPGVPYFYVELDTGEKLFHRIRGRFPLQFGREVLASEALLAQPQRADWRQCAAQRPEEAAQARAFRQAFEPFDFSLRD from the exons ATGAGCTCCATggaccctgcagagctggtgaagCAGCCTCAGGATGTCACCGAAAATCCCTACAGGAAACTCAGGAAGGAGGCTCCCAAGAGCAAAGCCCCTCTCTCTGCAGAG GAAGAACCAGCCTGTCAGTTTTTCTTTGACTTGAACAAGCATCAGGGAAGGAAACGTCCCtcagaagggaaggagagaggggaCTCCCAGCCTAAGCAAGCCAAGAAACCCC CTCAACCCACAGGGCCCTGCTGGTTCTGCCTGGCCAGCCCAGAGGTGGAGAAGCACTTGGTTGTCAGTATTGGCACACAT TGCTACCTAGCCCTGGCCAAAGGGGGTTTGTCACCTGACCATGTCCTGATTTTGCCAATTGGGCACTATCAGTCAGTGGTGGACTTGTCTTCAGAGGTGCTGGAAGAAGTCACCAAGTACAAGGCTGCCCTAAAGGAATTTTTCAGGAGCAAGGGGAAGAGATATGTCCTGTTTGAAAGAAACTATAGGAGTCAGCATCTGCAGCTACAG GTCATTCCTGTCCCTCTGGACCTCTGCACTTCTGAAGACATCAAGGAGGCCTTTATTACAcaagcccaggagcagcagattgAGCTGTTGGAAATCCCGGAGCACTCAGATCTCGCGCAA GTGGCTCAGCCGGGGGTGCCGTACTTCTACGTGGAGCTGGACACGGGGGAGAAGCTGTTCCACCGCATCCGCGGCCGCTTCCCGCTGCAGTTCGGCAG GGAGGTGCTGGCGAGCGAGGCGCTGCTGGCGCAGCCGCAGCGCGCGGACTGGCGGCAGTGCGCCGCCCAGCGGCCCGAGGAGGCGGCGCAGGCCCGCGCCTTCCGCCAAGCCTTCGAGCCCTTCGACTTCTCCCTCCGCGACTGa
- the CHUK gene encoding inhibitor of nuclear factor kappa-B kinase subunit alpha isoform X2 gives MERVGPPAPAAGERAPAGAALRGHPAGGCGPWEMRDRLGTGGFGNVCLYQHQDSGDRVAIKSCRLELSVKNKDRWCHEIDIMKKLNHPNVVRACEVPEEMNFLVNDVPLLAMEYCSGGDLRKLLNKPENCCGLKESQILSLLSDIGSGIQYLHENRIIHRDLKPENIVLQDEGGKIVHKIIDLGYAKDLDQGSLCTSFVGTLQYLAPELFENKSYSVTVDYWSFGTMVFECIAGFRPFLHNLQPFAWHEKIKKKDPKHIFASEEMNGEVRFSTHLPQPHSLCSLIVEPMENWLQLMLNWDPQQRGGGSDPETNRPRCFLIMDHILNLKIVHILNMTSAKIVSFLLHPEESLHSLQNRIEFETGISTGNQELLLETGICLDPRKPASQCVIDGVRGWDSYMVYLFDKSKTVYDGPFASRSLSDCVNYIVQDSKIQLPIPQLRKVWAEAVHYVIGLKEDYSRLFQGQRAAMLSLLRYNANLIKMKNNMVSASQQLKAKLEFFHQSIRLDLERYSDQMAYGISSEKMLKAWKEMEEKASQCAQAEDIGHLDEQIMALHTEIVELQKSPYARRQGEVMESLEQRAIDLYKQLKARPPDHAYSDSTDMVKIIVQTVQSQDRVLKELFGHLSKLLGCKQKIIDLLPEIEVALNNIKEADNSVMQMQGKRQREIWHLLKIACTQSSSRSLVSSSLEGTASTPAATWLPQGCSGNSAPHPLSSLAAPEDGENFADMIRENVNYLELFSSILQEVRQEQNSMMSFDWSWLK, from the exons ATGGAGCGGGTCGGcccccccgcgcccgccgccggcgAGCGGGCCCCCGCCGGGGCGGCGCTGCGCGGGCACCCGGCCGGCGGCTGCGGGCCCTGGGAGATGCGCGACCGCCTGGGCACCGGCGGCTTCGGCAACGTGTGCCTGTACCAGCACCAg GACTCGGGCGACCGCGTGGCCATCAAATCGTGCCGGCTGGAGCTCAGCGTCAAGAACAAGGACCGCTGGTGCCACGAGATCGACATCATGAAGAA GCTGAACCATCCCAACGTGGTCAGAGCCTGTGAGGTTCCTGAGGAGATGAACTTCCTGGTGAATGATGTTCCTCTCCTGGCCATGGAGTACTGCTCAGGGGGTGACCTCCGCAAG TTGCTAAACAAGCCAGAAAACTGCTGTGGGCTGAAGGAAAGTCAAATCCTTTCTCTGCTTAGTGACATTG GGTCTGGTATCCAGTATTTGCATGAGAACAGAATTATTCACAGAGATTTAAAGCCTGAAAATATTGTTCTTCAGGATGAAGGTGGGAAG ATTGTTCACAAAATAATAGACCTGGGATATGCAAAGGATCTGGATCAAGGAAGTTTATGCACTTCATTTGTTGGAACATTGCAATATCTG GCTCCAGAACTCTTTGAGAACAAATCCTACTCAGTTACTGTTGATTACTGGAGCTTTGGGACAATGGTGTTTGAATGCATTGCAGGATTTAGACCTTTCTTACATAATCTGCAGCCATTTGCCTG GCATGAAAAGATCAAGAAGAAGGATCCAAAGCACATCTTTGCCTCTGAGGAGATGAACGGGGAGGTTCGTTTCAGCACCCACCTGCCACAGCCTCACAGCCTCTGCAG TTTGATTGTAGAACCCATGGAAAACTGGTTGCAGCTGATGCTGAACTGGGATCCACAGCAGAGGGGGGGAGGTTCAGATCCTGAGACCAATCGTCCCAGGTGTTTCCTGATCATGGATCACATACTGAATCTGAAG ATAGTACACATCCTAAACATGACCTCTGCCAAGATTGTGTCCTTCCTTTTGCATCCTGAGGAAAGCCTTCATTCCCTTCAGAATCGTATTGAGTTTGAGACTGGAATAAGCACAGGAAatcaggagctgctgttggaaaCAGGGATTTGCCTGGACCCTAGGAAACCTGCTTCCCAGTGTGTTATTGATGGTGTG aGAGGCTGGGACAGCTACATGGTCTACTTGTTTGACAAAAGCAAAACTGTCTATGATGGCCCCTTTGCTTCTCGGAGTCTGTCTGACTGTGTCAACTACATTG TGCAGGACAGCAAAATCCAGCTGCCGATCCCGCAGCTGCGCAAGGTGTGGGCAGAAGCGGTGCACTACGTCATTGGGCTGAAGGAGGATTACAGCAGGCTCTTCCAGGGACAGAGAGCTGCCAT GCTCAGCCTCCTTCGGTACAACGCCAACCTGATCAAAATGAAGAACAACATGGTGTCAGCATCCCAGCAGCTGAAAGCAAAGCTGGAATTCTTCCACCAGAGCATTCGCCTCGACCTGGAGAGATACAGTGACCAGATGGCTTATGGCATAT CTTCAGAGAAGATGCTCAAAGCCTGGaaggaaatggaagagaaagCCTCTCAGTGTGCACAG GCTGAAGACATTGGCCACCTGGATGAGCAGATCATGGCCCTGCACACGGAGATCGTGGAGCTGCAGAAGAGCCCCTACGCCAGGCGCCAGGGGGAGGTCATGGAGAGCCT GGAACAGAGAGCCATAGACCTGTACAAGCAATTAAAAGCACGACCTCCAG ATCATGCCTACAGTGACAGCACAGACATGGTGAAGATCATTGTGCAGACAGTGCAGAGCCAGGACCGAGTCCTCAAGGAGCTCTTTGGCCACCTCAG CAAGCTCTTGGGCTGCAAGCAGAAGATCATTGACCTGCTCCCTGAGATTGAAGTGGCTCTGAATAACATCAAGGAAGCTGACAACTCAGTGATGCAGATGCAGGGAAAGAGACAAAGGGAGATCTGGCATTTGCTGAAAATTGCTTGT ACTCAGAGCTCCTCTCGATCCCTGGTCAGCTCTAGCCTGGAAGGGACAGCCTCAACTCCAGCAGCCACTtggctcccccagggctgctcagggaactCAGCTCCTCACCCTCTGTCCTCTCTGGCAGCTCCTGAAGATGG ggagaATTTTGCTGACATGATCCGGGAGAATGTGAATTACCTGGAGCTCTTCAGCAGCATTCTGCAGGaggtgaggcaggagcagaacagCATGATG AGTTTCGACTGGAGCTGGCTGAAGTAG
- the ERLIN1 gene encoding LOW QUALITY PROTEIN: erlin-1 (The sequence of the model RefSeq protein was modified relative to this genomic sequence to represent the inferred CDS: deleted 1 base in 1 codon), whose translation MAMAQAGAAAAAATGLLVFLLYSAIHRVEEGHLAVYYRGGALLTSPSGPGYHIMLPFITTFKSVQTTLQTDEVKNVPCGTSGGVMIYIDRIEVVNKLAPYAVYDIVRNYTADYDKTLIFNKIHHELNQFCSAHTLQEVYIELFDQIDENLKLALQKDLNVMAPGLTIQAVRVTKPKIPEAIRRNFELMEAEKTKLLIAAQRQKVVEKEAETDRKKALIEAEKAAQVARIHYQQKIMEKETEKRISEIEDAAFLAREKAKADAEYYTARKLADSNKLKLTPEYLELMKYQAIAANSKLYFGDRIPGVFLDSCAFQQASLRTAQQAAFLHRKAQRALEKAP comes from the exons ATGGCCATGGCCCAggccggggccgcggccgccgccgccaccgggCTCCTGGTCTTCCTGCTCTACTCCGCCATCCACAGGGTCGAGGAGGGACACCTGGCCGTGTACTACAG gGGTGGAGCGTTGCTGACCAGCCCCAGCGGCCCTGGCTACCACATCATGCTCCCCTTCATCACCACCTTCAAATCCGTGCAG aCCACGCTGCAGACTGATGAAGTGAAGAATGTGCCTTGTGGGACAAG TGGTGGTGTTATGATCTACATTGACCGAATAGAAGTTGTGAACAAGCTGGCCCCATATGCAG TGTACGACATCGTCAGGAATTACACCGCTGACTACGACAAGACCTTGATCTTCAACAAAATCCACCACGAGCTGAACCAGTTCTGCAGTGCCCACACCCTGCAGGAGGTGTACATTGAGCTCTTTG ATCAGATAGATGAGAACCTGAAGCTGGCCCTGCAGAAAGACCTCAATGTCATGGCACCAGGTCTCACCATCCAG GCCGTGCGTGtcacaaaacccaaaattccaGAGGCCATCCGGAGGAACTTCGAGCTGAT GGAGGCTGAGAAGACCAAGCTGCTGATTGCAGCCCAGAGGCAGAAGGTGGTGGAGAAGGAGGCAGAGACAGACAGGAAGAAAGCACTCATTG AGGCAGAGAAGGCTGCTCAGGTGGCCAGGATCCACTACCAGCAGAAGATCATGGAGAAGGAAACGGAGAAGCGAATTTCTGAGATTGAAG ATGCTGCATTCCTGGCAAGGGAGAAGGCCAAAGCTGATGCTGAGTACTACACTGCTCGGAAGCTGGCTGACTCCAACAAG CTGAAGCTGACCCCTGAGTACCTGGAGCTGATGAAGTACCAGGCCATCGCTGCCAACAGCAAGCTGTACTTCGGCGACCGCATCCCCGGCGTGTTCCTGGACTCCTGTGCCTTCCAGCAGGCCAGCCTGAGGACTGCCCAGCAA GCAGCCTTCCTGCACAGGAAAgcccagagagccctggagaaAGCCCCCTGA